From a region of the Impatiens glandulifera chromosome 4, dImpGla2.1, whole genome shotgun sequence genome:
- the LOC124933723 gene encoding auxin-induced protein X15-like produces MGFRLPIIAQAKQANRRSLSIVPKGHVAVYVGESERKRYVVPVSYLNHPLFQDLLSKAEEEFGFDHPMGGLTIPCREEYFIHMTCSLNCS; encoded by the coding sequence ATGGGCTTCCGCTTGCCAATCATTGCTCAGGCCAAGCAAGCAAATAGGCGGTCTCTCTCCATAGTGCCCAAAGGCCATGTTGCAGTCTATGTAGGAGAATCAGAAAGGAAACGCTATGTGGTCCCCGTTTCATATTTGAACCATCCTCTTTTTCAAGATTTGCTAAGCAAGGCAGAAGAAGAATTTGGGTTTGATCATCCAATGGGTGGTCTAACCATCCCTTGTAGAGAGGAATACTTCATCCATATGACATGCAGCTTGAATTGCTCATGA